CACCGGCGACCGCCCGGCGTGAGGGGCCCGGCCCTCATACCGGCATACCGGCTTTCCGGCGGTGGCCCCCGTCCGGCAGCGGTGCGGGACGTGGGCTCAGGGGCCGGTGAGGCGGCGGTCTCCACGGGTGGTGACCACGAACACCTGCCAGTTGTAGTAGGCGTAGTAGTTTCTGATGTCCTGCTTGATCTGGCGCGTGTGCAGCAACACCGCGTTGACGTACGCCTGGGAGTGGTTGTAGGCGTACAGCGCGCGCCGGTAGTCGCGCGGTGCCCCCGACGCGCGCAGATAGTTGGCCGCGGCGAGCAGGGAGTCGCGGGTGTCCTGGATGTCACCGCCCATGCCGTAGGCGGCCCACGTTCCCGGCATGAACTGCATGGGGCCCTTGGCGCCCGTGTGGCTCGGTGACCGCACGCGGCCGAACTTGGTCTCGACGAACATCACCGCCGCCAGCACCTCCCACTCCACGCCGAACCGCCGCTCGGCGTGCCGGAAGTGGCCGAGCAGGAAGTCGGCGGGCTTGGCCGGCTGTACACGGAATTTCGCCGCCCCGCTGATGGGCCGGACGAGGGAGCGAAGATCCCGGCCGGCCGTCACGTTGTCCTTCGCCTGCCCGGCCAGGGCCTTCGGCAGCTTGGCGTAGGTGCGGGAGGCGATCTTCGGGTTGAGAACCAGGTAGCGGTAGATGCGCTGCTGGTGCAGGGCCAGCAGCACCACCGGCTCAGGAGGACTTCCCCTGCCGGGATCGCCGTCGCGCCTCCAGGCGTCGATGGCACGCCGGAGCTCCGCGGTGGTCGTGGTCAGGGAACGGGCCAGTCGCGACGGATCGGTGGGGATCGCCGCTTCCGGGGAGGGCAGGGCGGGCACCTGACCCGCGGGCGTCGTCTGGTGCGCGGACTCCTTCGCCGGTGACGTCTCCGACGGCGGTGTCGTCTTCTGGCCGGGGGCCGCCGACGCGGCGGCGCTTTCCGAGGGGGCGCTCTGCGGGGTGGAGCCCCGTGCGGCGCCCTGCGAGGCGGCATCCTGTGCGGCGCCCTGTGCGGCGGAGTCCTGCGAGGCGGCGCTTTGCGAGGTGGCGCAGCCGGAGATCGCGA
This region of Streptosporangium sp. NBC_01495 genomic DNA includes:
- a CDS encoding lytic transglycosylase domain-containing protein; its protein translation is MTPARPDASGGRSPNVRTGRSRGRPILASLVGLVVAISGCATSQSAASQDSAAQGAAQDAASQGAARGSTPQSAPSESAAASAAPGQKTTPPSETSPAKESAHQTTPAGQVPALPSPEAAIPTDPSRLARSLTTTTAELRRAIDAWRRDGDPGRGSPPEPVVLLALHQQRIYRYLVLNPKIASRTYAKLPKALAGQAKDNVTAGRDLRSLVRPISGAAKFRVQPAKPADFLLGHFRHAERRFGVEWEVLAAVMFVETKFGRVRSPSHTGAKGPMQFMPGTWAAYGMGGDIQDTRDSLLAAANYLRASGAPRDYRRALYAYNHSQAYVNAVLLHTRQIKQDIRNYYAYYNWQVFVVTTRGDRRLTGP